From the genome of Globicephala melas chromosome 11, mGloMel1.2, whole genome shotgun sequence, one region includes:
- the CISH gene encoding cytokine-inducible SH2-containing protein — protein sequence MVLCVQGPCPLLAVEQIGQRPLWPESLELPEPAMQPLPGGAFLEEEAEESPAQPEGEPKVLDPEEDLLCIAKTFSYLRESGWYWGSITASEARQHLQKMPEGTFLVRDSTHPSYLFTLSVKTTRGPTNVRIEYADSSFRLDSNCLSRPRILAFPDVVSLVQHYVASCAADTRSDSPDLATTQALPTPKEDAPGDPALPATAVHLKLVQPFVRKSSTRSLQHLCRLVINRLVADVDCLPLPRRMADYLRQYPFQL from the exons ACCTTGTCCTTTGCTCGCTGTGGAGCAGATCGGGCAGCGGCCCCTGTGGCCCGAGTCCCTGGAGCTGCCCGAACCAGCTATGCAGCCTTTACCTGGTGGCgccttcctggaggaagaagCAGAGGAGTCCCCAGCCCAGCCAGAGGGTGAGCCCAAGGTGCTGGACCCCGAAGAAGATCTGCTGTGCATAGCCAAGACCTTCTCGTACCTTCGGGAATCTG GCTGGTACTGGGGTTCCATTACGGCCAGTGAGGCCCGGCAACACCTGCAGAAGATGCCAGAGGGCACATTCCTAGTACGTGACAGCACCCACCCCAGCTACCTGTTCACATTGTCGGTCAAAACCACCCGTGGCCCCACCAACGTGCGCATTGAGTACGCCGACTCCAGCTTCCGCCTGGACTCCAACTGCCTGTCCAGGCCGCGCATCCTGGCCTTCCCAGATGTGGTCAGCCTTGTGCAGCACTATGTGGCCTCCTGTGCTGCAGATACCCGAAGTGACAGTCCTGACCTTGCAACCACCCAAGCCCTGCCTACCCCTAAGGAAGATGCACCTGGTGACCCAGCACTGCCTGCTactgctgtacacctaaaactggTGCAGCCCTTTGTGCGCAAAAGCAGCACCCGAAGCCTGCAGCACCTGTGCCGCCTCGTCATCAACCGTCTGGTGGCCGATGTGGACTGCCTGCCACTACCCCGGCGCATGGCTGACTACCTCCGACAGtaccccttccagctctga